ctcgccttgggtgggcgagctcgggctcgcccctccggtgagcctcgccgtggtggcGAGGCAAATGCGGCCGTCGGCCAATCGCCGGTCTCGATATGGCCAGCGAcggtcaaaagaagaaaaaaataaaaaataaaaaataaagaaaaataagaaaaataaaataaaaatatttaaaaattcaaagaaacaaaaaaaaaagaatataaatttaccaaacgtatttctattcattttttattcccaaaacaaatttaccaaacacgtcttttgataaaaaattattcccgaaatgaaatagtttttttttttatttacgttctagaacaattttgaacataaacacaaacaaacgcacccttactaAACCACGTTTAAATGCTCAGAAACTCATCCAggaaacataaatagaaaaaaataaaattccaatAAGAAATTGTTCTCTCAAATGGAAACTCTTTCAAACACGCCCTTAGAGATGTCCTCAGCTTTGGTCGCCCATTCCCTGCTCTTTTCCTTACCCAAAAAAGGCTTATCGATAGCCCCCTCGCATTGGCCCACCATAGAAAACAAATCAGTTCATGGTTCTAAAACATCATTTAATAGATCCCATGACATCTTGACGAGCTGCTCAAATTCGAACAGATTCTCTACGGTATGGACAGTTCACTGCAGTTCAGTTCAACTAGCCGAAGCTCGTGTGCCTGCAACGGCTGGTAGTTGCTTGTCCATACGATCGTGCTTCTGATCAGGCAGCACGAGCAAATAACTTTCCGAGAAAAATCTATGGTGCAAGAGGTGACTGGATAGGTCCCGTATAGAATCCGGGCCATCGGGTCTGAAGCCAGCACGTCATCTGCCGGATCGGTTTCAAAAGCCGTAACCGAGTACCTGTTAAGCCGGATAAACCGATACACCAAGAAAGCGGGACTACAAAACACAAGCTATGTGATACATTTCCAAACTATATTGCATTCAATTAATTCACATCGCGGAACAAATCTCGCAAAGCTACTCaagatagagaaaaagaaaaggcattaaACATTCCCGCCACAACTCAAACATCACCACACCTTCCTTGCGAATTCCACAAACAAGCCTAAGTTTGCGGTGCATTCCAAACTCTCATAGAAATGGCCTCCATTCCGTCAATCACAATAGGTCGAAGAAAAGACTCCCGTCTTAAAATTTACAGCACGTTATATGTACATTACCTACAGTAATGCCCGCTCGGAGGTTCAATTTACACGCTTTCCCCCCGGTATGAATGCCTGCACTAAGAGCTCCCCTCCATGCTGTACATCGAGTATTCACTCAAGCTGAAGTTCGCTCTCTCCTCTTCCCACTTCAAAATCTCCCTCGCATACTTTAGAGCCGCATCAACGCTGCCACGCTCCAATCCCTTCACCAAGGCAACATATAAGTTCCGACCTGTGAGTGAGGCATAAAGCCGTTTGAACTTCACCGCCACATAGTGGAAGCCCAGCTGACCGAGCGTCGGGCTGTAATTAatgctgttgctgttgctgttgctcCTGCTGTTGCTGTGATGGCGGCTGACAAGAGGGTGGAAGTCATCGAACCACTCACACTCGGTTAGCGGGACCTGTTCTATCTTCTTCTCAAAGAGATCAAACTTTGTTAGGATTAGAAGGAAATCCATCTGGTCAAAAGTTGGGTGAGTGACAATGCTCTCAAAGAATCTCTGGCTCATTATCATGTTGTTCATCAAGGACCCATTTGCATCGGGAGTACACTTATTGTAGTCGGTTAAGGCAACACAGAAGGTGACTAGACCAACGTCTTCAAACATGTCTAGCCACTTGCAGTTTTCTCCAAGGCCTCTCGCGTTCACTCTGATTAGTTGGTACCTGTGAAAACGTTGAGGGGCAAAAAAAGAGAATGTTAAAGTGCTTGAGATCCAACACGCTAGACATGGTGAGAAGGTAGAGAACAGGATGAATCATGACTCTTACTAGGCAAAGATACTTGAATTCTATGTCGAGACTGATTATATAATTGGATTCACCTTGGCAAAACTGCTAAAGTCGAACATTTAATTCGCTAGTGGAGCAGTGATCTTTAGGTTCTTCTAAAAATAAAGTTCAATGGCAAAGTGATCATTGGAGCAGTGACCTTTAGGTTCTTCTAAAAATAAAGCTTTAGTAATGCCTGGAAGAGGACTAAACAATATACAGGAGCTGCAACTACAATGGAGGTTAACAAGATGGTACCAACCTAAGCATAGAATCATGCTGATCCATTGAATCGGTACAGTCATCAGAATCAGACTGGGGAAACGAGAAGTCCACACAAGCAAGTCCATTTGATGACATCACACCTTCAGAATACAGAATATCCGTATCTGAGGGATCATAATCCAACCTCAGAATGTCAACAGCCTGAACAGAAAGGAAAAGGcattacaaaagaaaaggctaACTGGTAGCCGTACAGTAATAAAATGTGGGGTATGTAGTGTGGAATAGCAAACTCGACAAGCTTAAGGTCACCTTACTCAGGGTTAATCACAAGCTAGATCACCGTCAAATCATATAAAAGCAGTGACCATAGCGACTGACACTGCTTTAGAGCTTCacataattggaaaaaaaatgagactCAAAGTATGCATTGTCTTGGACTTGACTTGATCATTTTTCACAATATTTATTGTCTCTTTTCTTCATATCGAGAGCCTACTTATTCCCTTGCGGTATGTTTGATCCAGAGTGAAATTCACGTTCCTTTCCTCTATTGGTTCTGTTTTTCTGGGGGGTGGAAGCCCATGTCATCATCTGTTGAAAAGTTACTATTCCCTTCCCAACTTGTGCACATTTCCCAAATTCTTTTATATCtctttaatataatttttatttttataaggaTATAATCAATATCTTGGAATCACTTCCTTGTCACTTTTAACTTGAAcccaaatttcctttttttttcaaatgaaaaggaatagcCAATGAAATACTCATTCAACTATTTGTCCATTCTGCCACTCACTCAACTCCGTCTCCATCTATTACTTACCCCAAATATAAGCGAATAGCATCTCAGTGTGACAAACTTCCTTGTTTCTACTTTCTACCATCATGATCTTGCAGACGTTGCTATTAATTTGAAGCAAGCAAGGAAAAGCCAGCCCAATTATgtcaaaagaagcaagaaaaaatgGAGAATCGCATATTCAACAGGAGAATTTCTTTCTTCCATGAATCCCCATAGAAATTGAGCATAATCACAATTAGTAGCACACAACTCTCTACTCGAAAATACATGAAAGAGCGTAATCTAGTTTTGCTGTTAATAGAAACAGAAAGAGCACAATCAGTGTTCTTACAAATCCATGCTTTATATGAAAGTTTTTCACACAGGGAAAGAAAACATCATCTTACCCGCTCTAAAAAGTAGTTGGCTACAGTAGGTAGCGTTTCCAGCTCATTTTTTCGGCTGTAAGTGACCTGAATGGCGGGATCATTCCATAACTCCTCCACAAGTGGGGCATATTCACGTGTGGCAGCCGGAAAAATAGCTTCCAGATTGCCCGACACCATGGTTTTTAGCATCCAGTCTGAAAAGGCTTTCAGGCGTGGTCCAATGGAATATATTGACTTTTCCTCTTGATGTTCTGCCATAATGAGATTGACCAAGTTAATAACTGCCATATTTGAGTCACATTCAGTGACGAGGACAATTTGCATTTGAagacaaaaaatttcttatgCCAATACTATTGCAACCAGTTATTGTTGTTAGTTTGCAGATACAGTAGGAATACATGATATGAGTGACATTTAATTATACATAATTCAAGTGAGCTATCTATAATTCCTTAATTTCTTTCTCTCAGTCCACAATAGATTGCGAGTCACAACAACAGCAGCCCCGAATCTTTGTTTTGAGTCAAACAACCGACCTTCTGTACATCTATTTGGTCCTGTACGTCCTTCTATTTCTTATTGTCTTTTAATAGTCATTAGGCACTTACAAGTGACCTTGATACTAGAGAGAGACCGCAAAAACTTCCAAGTTTTAATCAGAAATACGCAATTACTGGATATACAAGTGAGGATTTGCATAGGAGTAAAACCATGTCATTATGACAATCTCTAATTCTGCTTTTAGAATCCTCGTGGGATAAAACAGAGGTCATCTCCATACACAGATCACATATTCATAGAGACTCTCTTACTTGAGCTAGCCATGAACTACAGACCAAGTCTCAAAAGGATACTCGAGAGTTGCTATTTAATGTGGCTAATATCTTGTCTATTAAATGATGAACCCGTTCTCAACCTATGGGGAACTTCTCATAAGCCCATCACGTTACTCCCACAGTCCTAGGCTTGATATCACGACTTTTTCACATTTACGACTCAGCAatccaaaatattcaaaaacatAAGCCCATCATATTATTTTTAGGACATGTTTCACGTGTACAGACCAACCTCCTCTATCATTACATAAAACAGCTAAAGGCAAGGAAAAGAGAAGTACATCAAACAATCACCTATATGATCGTTGCCACCAGAAGAATGGTTTTTCCTCATGTGAGACAAACTTTCCTCTTCAAAACGTTCACGGCCTTCAAGAAGTATCCCGAGATAGGTATATACGTTACCCTGAATAGTGATCTTCAAATTTTCACGCTCTTCAGGTGAGAAAGGGACATCATCATAGAGAAGTTTAACCTGGAGTGGACATAAGCTCATTTTTATTATCCAAAGGCAGCCTTCAATCAATCTTAACtagttgaaaaaataaaataaaaaaacgacAGAGCATAAGTCTATAATCTCTCAAATTTTATTACTATGACTCAAAGCATTAGCTTTACAACATTTTcaggttaaaaaaataaaggaagcaGAGCAAAAATGTTGCTGAGAACCTAAACACCTAGTGAGACGCCGCAAAAGCAAGGTTTAGCAATTAGATGCCATGTTTTATTATCATAGCAAATGATATCCATATTAACTGTACAAGATTATCTAAAGATGAGAAGACTTCAATCTGGTCTCTCAAGgccaaaatacaaaattgataTTCTCCAATCTTATCCAAAAGTACACTCACCAAGCACTCTGCTTCCTGCATGCTGAAATTAATAAATGCACATTTTTCCTTGGTTTGAAACTTCCATGTTGTGTGCACAGACCATGCTACTAATAGAAGATGTAGAATTCCCTATGACACACTCTGAAGTAATGGAAAGAAGTCTGAAGATCCGATGTATTTAAAGAAAGTCAACCTCTTCATAAATGTCACAATGAAGCATGGTGGGAGGAATAGGGTGTGTCTTAAAGGAATTGAGATTCTGCTTTCAATAGACTAGCAAGTTGTCAAGTCCTTAGCTTGATCTGTTTCATAAATGATCTTCTGACTACTGCATCGTTTTTCCATTTCTTATTTCAACCTCATAAACTTTACACCACTGTtgaatcatatatatattgagCCAACTTACCTCTCTTCTAGTTTAACAGAAACCATAAGCACGATCATGTGATGTGACACGTGATATAGACTAAAAGCAGGGACTCTGGCCCAAGGCTTTCACTATGATACGCTGGCatatttcaatatttcacaaGCATGGACTCTGAAACAGCTTGTGATTCCATATGTATACAATCGCAGAGCTCTCTCTGAGAGTCTTCAAGAGCAAGAGTTACGTCATCAAGTACAACTGTATGCGTGCCAACATCATTAATTTTGCATGCTTGGATGGGAAAAATTACCTGCTTGAATATTGTACTAGTTCCAGATCCACTATTTCCAACTAAAAGAATCTTCTGAAGCATTCTCTGCCCAACATAGTCGGGAACACTTCTGCTCAGTAGGCTGTTCGATTCTTCCACATAAGAACCAGAAGATTTAGAAGGCACTGGAAGTGACAAGAAAGCGCATAATAGCTTTGTCCCAGCCTGAAGAAACATTTAGTTTAGCAATCtcttaaagaagaaaacataaaagtaCGCCCCAAAGAATGTTACCTTGCCCCAGATATAACCTTTCGTATTCTTTTGTCCCTCTTCCTGGTACGATCCATCCTCATTCACCCAAAAGTGAGGGTTACCAGCACACTGAACTCCAGCCAACtgcattattcaaaattcatttcCTAAAATCATACTCTCAAATTAGTGTCTTCAGAATGATTCCGAGAAGTGAGATGATGTAACCTGCAACATTCTGAGTTCCACTTTTGTGATCTCTCTACCATTTATGAACACTTGGGTATTTCCGTTGCTAGCATTCTGCAAAATTGGACCCCCAACGTGGAGATGGGGACTGATTATCTGGGAAGGCTTCTCTCCCTCCTGTTATAGTCACCAGGATGCATTATCCGTTACAGACcgttgatttaaaaaaataagagggaaaaaaaatggaaagatctTCTGAGAAACGATGTTCACCTTTCCCCATAATCCAGATACTTTATCATACCAATAATTCCCAGGTTTTAACTTCTTCGGCGGGCTTGGACAAGTCTGTAGCATTAGCAGCTCCTCCGGGCAAAGAGGTTTCCCATTTACAAACACATACTCTGAAGGTAACTGATTTGCTTCACACAACTTCTCGGCCTTCATAATTTGCCTGACCTCTAAATCGTTAAGCAACCGTTTAAGCATTCGAGAGCACTTACCCAAATTCGGTCGCTTAGACTCATCAATAGGAAAGCCAATGCAAGAAACACATTTCCTCCCTTCCGGCATTGACCCCATTGCTCTAAGCACACAATTACTGCAATATTTTGCATCACAAACAAGGCAAACCTCCTTTTCAGTAAACCGGTTCCCTTTAAAGCATCGATAGCAAgatcctttctttcctttactttgaGGTTGTCTCTTGGCACGAACAACTTCTTGTTCCTCCCTGCTAAACTCCTCTTCAAGACCACCATCCGATTCGAGGTCATTAAACGTCACAACAGGGTTTCTTCTAAGATCAGGAGTAGACTCGGTACAATCCCCAGTCTTCCGAGAAGATGGGCACTCTAAACAAACTCTAAATGCCCGAGAGCTTTCCCCCGATTTGTCGAAACTATCACAAAACTCTATGGTGCTACAACTCTGCGCCCCATTAAACAACTCCTGCGAATGCTCGTGGCTTAACGACGACGACTCCAAACCGTGCGAACTACTCACGACATCAGACAACTCTCCAGACAAACAGTTGCCGTTAGAGAACTCCAGCGCCCCCGAGCTACTCAACTCACCCGACGACTTGCCCCCGCCCCTCGGCCCCGGCGCAATTATTCCCGACGCCACGGGCGACACCGCGATCTCCGAGGCCGAATCGAGCTCCTTCGACG
Above is a window of Eucalyptus grandis isolate ANBG69807.140 chromosome 9, ASM1654582v1, whole genome shotgun sequence DNA encoding:
- the LOC104418632 gene encoding extra-large guanine nucleotide-binding protein 1, producing MAKVGTPFPPGEDGSANQQYSFALEYEGPPVSRDLPRAVPINLKQIPVAAVVAQVSIAEKLALPVVQPIAAAAADPLAKKRSRELGASNSTVSPTSVIENSRERASKELDSASEIAVSPVASGIIAPGPRGGGKSSGELSSSGALEFSNGNCLSGELSDVVSSSHGLESSSLSHEHSQELFNGAQSCSTIEFCDSFDKSGESSRAFRVCLECPSSRKTGDCTESTPDLRRNPVVTFNDLESDGGLEEEFSREEQEVVRAKRQPQSKGKKGSCYRCFKGNRFTEKEVCLVCDAKYCSNCVLRAMGSMPEGRKCVSCIGFPIDESKRPNLGKCSRMLKRLLNDLEVRQIMKAEKLCEANQLPSEYVFVNGKPLCPEELLMLQTCPSPPKKLKPGNYWYDKVSGLWGKEGEKPSQIISPHLHVGGPILQNASNGNTQVFINGREITKVELRMLQLAGVQCAGNPHFWVNEDGSYQEEGQKNTKGYIWGKAGTKLLCAFLSLPVPSKSSGSYVEESNSLLSRSVPDYVGQRMLQKILLVGNSGSGTSTIFKQVKLLYDDVPFSPEERENLKITIQGNVYTYLGILLEGRERFEEESLSHMRKNHSSGGNDHIEHQEEKSIYSIGPRLKAFSDWMLKTMVSGNLEAIFPAATREYAPLVEELWNDPAIQVTYSRKNELETLPTVANYFLERAVDILRLDYDPSDTDILYSEGVMSSNGLACVDFSFPQSDSDDCTDSMDQHDSMLRYQLIRVNARGLGENCKWLDMFEDVGLVTFCVALTDYNKCTPDANGSLMNNMIMSQRFFESIVTHPTFDQMDFLLILTKFDLFEKKIEQVPLTECEWFDDFHPLVSRHHSNSRSNSNSNSINYSPTLGQLGFHYVAVKFKRLYASLTGRNLYVALVKGLERGSVDAALKYAREILKWEEERANFSLSEYSMYSMEGSS